Genomic window (Candidatus Gracilibacteria bacterium):
AGGCGCTCGAACTCGGTCTCAAGCCAATCGTTGTCATCAACAAGATCGACAAGCCGACCGCTCAACCAGAAGCAGTTGTGGATATGCTTTTTGACCTCTTCATCCAGCTCGGTGCCACTGACGAACAGCTCGATATCACTGACGGACGTATCGTCTATGCGATTGCCCGCGAAGGTATCGCGATTCGCAACATGACTGACGAACGCAAGAATATTCACCCTCTTTTTGATACAATTCTCGAACAAGTCGCAGAAGCTGCGAACGATGTCGAAAAACCATTCAAGATGCAGATCGCGAATCTCGCCTACGACAACTACGTCGGACGTATGGGTGTCGGACGCGTCTATGAAGGAAAGGCAAAGGTCGGACAGACGGTAACGATCATCGGGAACGATGGGGCTCGCCGAACAGGAAAAATCAGCAAAATCTACACATCTCTCGGTCTCAAGAAAATCGAAGTGAACGAAGGAGAAGCAGGAGACATCATCACTATCGCTGGTATCCCAGATATCTACGTAGGTGAGACAGTTTCGACTGATGCCAACACTGAAGCTATGCCAGCTATCACTGTCGATGAGCCAACTCTGACTATGGAATTCCTCGTGAATGATTCTCCATTCGCCGGAAAGGAAGGAAAATTCGTGACTTCTCGTCAGATTCGCGAGCGTCTCGAGAAAGAAATGGAAATGAACGTAGGACTGAAGATTGATTTCGATGGTTCTGATGGAAACTCATACAAGGTATCAGGTCGTGGAGAGCTCCACCTCTCTGTGCTCGTCGAGACTATGCGTCGTGAAGGATTCGAACTCCAGGTAGGATGTCCTCAGGTTATCTTCCACGAAGTGAATGGCAAGAAACATGAACCAATCGAAAACGTCGTGATGTGGGTACCAGAAGATCGTTCTGGAACTATCTTCGAAATGCTCGGAAAGCGCAAGGGTATCTGTAAGAACATGAACACCGTAAACGGTATCACGAATATGGAATTCGAAGTTCCAACTCGTGGACTTCTCTGATTCCGCTCTCGCTTCGTCATCGAGACCAAGGGTGAAGGTATCATCTACTCTTCATTCGACCACTATGAGGAATACAAGGGTGCGATCGAGAAACGTGATGTCGGTTCTATGATCTCTGGAAATGCAGGTACTGCCATGGCATACTCACTCTGGAATCTCGAAGAACGCGGACCAATCCTCATCGAACCAACAACAGAACTCTATGAAGGTATGATCATCGGTGAACACTTGAAGGGTGGTGATCTCGTAGTTAATGCGACGAAGAACAAGCAGCTCACGAATATGCGTGCATCTGGAACTGACGAAGCAATCCGTCTCACTCCAATCCGCCAGATGACTCTCGAAGACTGTCTCGATTATATCGGTGACGATGAACTCGTAGAAGTCACTCCAAAATCTCTCCGTCTTCGTAAGAAATGGCTCACAGAAACTGAGCGAAAGAAGAACGGGTCTAGATAATATACCTCAAAATAATCCCCTTTGTAGAAATACGGAGGGGATTATTCGATGAAGATTCGTAGTTTTTTATTCATCCGTCAGACAGTACCGATGCACCGATGGATCATCTCACTGAACACTATATTTTTTTAGATCGGAACGAACTCATTCTGTTCCAAAAATAAGTGCATATCATACAGATCCCAAACAATTTGGATAAGCACCATTTTTGTACATATAGCACAGTGGCCATTCTCCTATTCTATCCGTGGGAGATTTTCCAGTATATTGTATCATGATGGGTGTGATTGTCTGATCCCAAGTGAATCCCGTCGAATAATTACTACATCCATGAGTGAATCATGATTCATCCAGAAGTTCAGGTGGAAAAATTGGGTAACTTTCATGATCTGTGTAGTATGCTTTGATTACTGCATTGATTGTCTTTGCTCACACAAAACGATCAGTATCATGGGCAACTCTGAAATATCCCTTCATCAAAGGATACAAGACTCATATAAGACTACCAATAATAATAAGGATGGTCATGAACTCCAAAAACATGGTTCAAAGCTTCCGCATATTTAGGAGAATAAGTTTAGAATAGATTCCATAATAATCAACAAATAACCTATCAATTGTGGGTTATTATATCATTCCTTATATTTTGTCCACTTTTCTTTTTCTGTGGCAATCTGAACATCCTAATTATTCTGATAACAAAAATTTGACTTTATTCCCGTTTCCCATAGAATCCGCCCAGAAATTTTATTATTCTTTCCTCATAACCCTATGATCTGCTACTCTATTCGAAAAGAAAGTGAATCAAGCGAAAAGCTCCTTATGCGCTATAAGAAGGCATTCTTCCAGACTCGCACTGCGAACAAGCTCAAAGGTGAACAGAATCACTCTCGCTCACTCTCACACCGCAAGATCCGTGAGAAGGCTATTATCCGTGAGTATTACCGTACTCTTTCGAAGAAGGCATAATCCTTTTTGTACACAATTCGTATACGAAAAACCTCCAGAATTCTGGAGGTTTTTTAGACTATCATTCTTATTCGTCCCGATTTTTTCTTTCACATTCGACTTTTCCGATGACATTATCATCTACTGAGAGCACCTTCAGCACGAGTTCGCCGATATTACCTGAGAACCGAATCTCTGCATCTACATGAGGAAGTTCTTCCGTTTCTGCCATCATCACATAAGAAATCGGTTCGCCGATGTATTTATCAGGAATTCCATAATCTTCCGACGCAATATCATATTCTTCAAGAATATCATCGATAAGGACTGTTCCCACTGCTTCGATTTTTCCATTCTTCATCTTTCTGAGATAGATTTCTTCTTTATCTTTCTCATCCTTGATATCACCGAAAATTTCTTCGAGAACATCTTCCATCGTGACAACACCCGCTGTTCCTCCGTGTTCATCGAGCACGAGTGCAATATGACGACGAGATTTCTGGAATTTTTCGAAGAGATCATCGAGTGGTTGAGTGAGTGGAACTTTCATGATTTTCTCCAGATCAAGATGCTCAAGATAGCTCTTCCCATGTCATTCACGTTGGAGCTTGAATGCTTCTCGAAATGTAATCACATAATCCACATCATCCGTCGTCTCACCACAAACAGGCAAACGAGAATGGGAAGAATTCATGAATATTTCACACGCCTGATCCACCGTCATATCCAGATCGAGAAATTCCACCTGAACACGAGGAGTCATCACAGAATTCGCCGTAGTATCAGAAAGAGAAAGAAGATTTTTTATCTGACGACGTTCATCCGCTTCCACTTCACCTTCTTCATGAGACATATCGATAAACGCTTCCACTTCAGCATAACTAATGCGTTTTGTATAGGAATCTCCTCCGAATATCTTGGCGACTCACTTTACTATTATATTGATGAAGAATGAGATCGGGAGAAATATCTTCAAAAGAACCACATATATTGGAGCAACCGCAAGACTAATAGAAGTATTATATCGGGAACAGAGTGTTTTTGGTGTGATTTCTCCGAAAAGCAAAAGAAGAATAGTCACAACAGCTGTAGCGATAAAGACACCATATTCATCTGGAAGATTCATTTCTTTCGCGATCGAAACACTCATCACTGTAGCGAGTGCTGCAGCACCTGTGTTCACAATATTATTTCCGATAAGAATCGTGATTAACAATTTATCTGTATCTCATTTTATTTTTTCGAGTGATTGGGCACCGAATCTTTTTTCTCGAACAAGAGACTGGATAGCATGTTTCGACAGTGTCATAAGTGCAATCTCTGTTCCAGAAAAGAAAGCGGATAGAAGAATCAGAAAACCAAAAATAATTATCGATAAAGGATCCACGGAAAATAAAGATTATAAATAAATGAAGATTGATGTATATCATACTTCTGGTGCCCCCGACAAGAATCGAACTTGTGACTAAGCCTTAGGAGTGCCTTGTTATTCCACTTAACTACGGGGACAAACCTGAGACAACAATATATGGATTTTCCCTTGATTTGCAAACGCTTTCATTTTGCCATTTTCTCATATTCCGATACAATCATCGCATTATTACTTTTGTTTTCTTATGGAAAAATCTGTCACCGAAAAAACCCAGATAAAAAAAATGTCTGCGAAAAAAGAAAAATCTATCGAAGCTCTTTCTCCCTCCCAGATCGAGCAAGTGGAAGGACTCATTGATGCGATCGAATCGGCAGGAATTCAGGAATTCATAGAATATATTCGATCTCCATGGAAGATGCTCTGGCCCAACTTCATCGCTGGTGTGGCTCGCGGATTCGGCGCGCTCGTCGGTGCAACTATCGTGATTGCTCTTATCGGTTGGATTCTCGCGACGATTATCGATCTCCCACTCATCGGGAAACAACTGGAACCCTATGTCGAAAAAGTACAAACAGAATTCAATAAATATACCGAAGCGAACAATTATCGTGCGAATTTCGAACGTATGGAATCGACATTGGAATCTATCGACGCCACTTTGGCGGAACAGAATGCGAGAGAATTGAGAAGCAATAACACCAAATAATTCCCTATGCGTATCTGATTTTTCTGAACTCCGTATCTCGCGGCTCGTGTACTCGAAGACCTCATTTCCCACGAAAATATTGAGGTCGCTTTTGTGGTCAGCAATCCAGATAAGCCATTCGGACGAGAACAAATCATGAGACCAACACCCGTGAAGGAACTGGCACTGAAGGAAAATATTCCTGTTTTTACACCAGAAAAAGTCCGCAACAATACAGAATTTCTCGATGTGATTCGCGGATACGATTGTGATTATTTCGTCGTGGTTGCCTATGGGAAAATCCTTCCCGTAGAGCTTCTCGCAATCCCGAAGAAAATGTGTATCAACGTGCACGGCTCTATCCTCCCGAAATACCGTGGTGCTTCACCGATCCAGTCTGCTCTTCTCCATGGAGAAAAAGAAACGGGCGTGACCATCATGCAGATGAGCGAAGGGATGGATGAAGGCGATATGATTTTTGTCGAGAAAATACAGATAGCGGAAGATGAGACTTCTGAGACACTCTTTCAGAAATTCGCAGAAATCAGTGGAAAAACACTCATTGAAGCAATCTTGAATCTTGAATCTTGAATCTTGAATCTGGTTCCCCAAGATACCAGTCTCGCGACCTATTGTACCAAAATCGAGAAAGAAGATGGACTCATAGACTGGAATCAATCAGCGACAGAAATATACCACAAATGGCAAGCCTATACACCATGGCCAGGAATTTATACCATGTATGAAGGAAAGAGATTGTTATTGGAAAAAGTATCACTACTCCGTCATCCTGAGTGAAACGAAGGATCCAGGAATACACAGGAACAACTGGATTCTTCGGCAAAGCCTCAGAATGACGAAACTCATGGAAAAGTCATAAAACTCGAAACAGGGGAAATCGGAATTGTTTGTGGAGAATGACTCTTGACACTCGAACAAGTAAAATTAGAATGAAAAAAATCTCAGAATATTCGAGATTTTGTGAATGGGAACAAAAACCTCTTATCTTATAACTTTTTATCTCATGAGTAATCTTAATATGAAGACTCAGGATGAGTCATCGGCTACTAAATATGTTTTGGCTTGATGAGTAGGATTTGCTCTGTGAGCGGGAACCGTATATGCCCTAAATCTTTGACCATGATGAGCGGAACTTGTTCCTGCTACTTGAGCTCTTGTTGGAGTAATATCTCTAAAGGTATGAGAACTAATTGGAAACTGATGGGACAAGATTAGAACTGTAGCAGGATGGGATTAGAAGAGAGATTTTATGAATGGGAACCAGAAATTTATATGAATAACTTTGTAACAATTATGAAAGTAGACTTTATTCCAAGTCCTCTCTCGAGATGATAGATGCACCATCTCATTTCAAAGAAACTATCATAAACTTCCTTTCCACAAATCCTATTGTTCAAGGAGTTATTCAAAGCGTATCAAGAATGTGTTAATCAAAATTATGTCCACCCTCTTCTCCAAAATCATCGCCTGAGAAATTCCATCTTTTAAGATTTATGAAGATGAGTTTGTCTATGCGTTTCTCGATATTTTCCCACAAACACCTGGGCATACACTGATTGTTCCGAAGATAGAAATTGATCACTTTGCAGATGTGCCAGAACCATACTATTCCGCAATATTTCTCGCCGCCAAGAAACTCTCTCCAGCAATTCAGAAAGCAACAGGATGTGTGAGAATATGTACACTTTTTGTGGGTTATGAGATTCCTCATTGTCATTATCATCTTGTTCCGACGAACACGCTTTCCGATGTGAACTTCACAGGAAAGCCTCAAGCAGACATGGAAGAGCTCAAGACAATGCAAGAGAAAATTCTTTCTGAACTCAATATCAATCATCAATAATCCATATGTTCACTATCGCTCTCAATACCATTCGCGAACTCGTGAGAAATAAATTTTTCTCGCTCATTCTTTTTCTTGGTGTGATTTTTATCCTCATCTCATTCACGCTCGAGACGCTCGCTCTCGGAGAGATTCGTCGGATTCTCTATGATTTTGGGCTTTCTTTTATCGAGTTGACTGGACTTGCGGTTATTCTTTTTCTCGGAGGAGGCATGATTGCTCGTGAGATCGAATGACGCACTATCTATCTCATGCTCTCGAAGCCTATCGGAAGATCACAGATTATTCTCGGGAAATTCCTCGGCTTCTCTGTCGTCATGCTCCTCATGGTCGCATTCCAGACATTAGTCCTCATCGGTATGCTCATGATGCGTAATATTGCGATCGATCCGCTCATGTTCGCGGCAATCCTTGGAATTATCCTGAAGTTGTTTTCTCTTCTCGCGCTCATTCTTTTTTTCTCGACTTTCGTATCACCAATGATTGCGATGTTTCTCACGATTGCGACCTATATTATCGGACATAGTGGCTACACGATGCTCGACTATGCGATTCATCAGGGAAATACGATGATGGCCTATTTTGGGAAAGCGATTCTCACAATATTCCCCAATCTTGAAGCCCTCAATCTGAAAAACTATGTAGCCACCGATGCACCAATCATTCTTTCGAATTGGTTTCTCGGATACGGTGTCAGTGTTCTGTATGTGATCACGATTCTCTGCTTGAGTGCTCTTATATTTTCTCGACGATCATTCGATAATGCCTAGTAGGAATCTATCTTTTAGTAAACAATAATTATGTCTCTTATCACGGTAAAAGTCTGCACGGGTCGCGCATGCAGCGAACGATATTCAGAATTCATACAGAAACGCCTCGAAGGAGACAAAGATTTCTACAAATACGAAGATGATGTCGAAATCGAAACCTGTATGTGCCAAGGTCGATGCAAAGAATGACCAACAGTAGTATTCGGGAATGATATTCAGGTCGGACAGAATCCGATCAAAGCTTCAGAAATTCTCAGAAAAAAA
Coding sequences:
- the typA gene encoding translational GTPase TypA, with product MKYRNIAIIAHVDHGKTTLVDALLKQSGTFRENEEVGTTIMDSNDQERERGITIYAKNTAVMYNDVKINIVDTPGHADFGSEVERVLRMVDSVCLVVDAYEGPMPQTKFVLKKALELGLKPIVVINKIDKPTAQPEAVVDMLFDLFIQLGATDEQLDITDGRIVYAIAREGIAIRNMTDERKNIHPLFDTILEQVAEAANDVEKPFKMQIANLAYDNYVGRMGVGRVYEGKAKVGQTVTIIGNDGARRTGKISKIYTSLGLKKIEVNEGEAGDIITIAGIPDIYVGETVSTDANTEAMPAITVDEPTLTMEFLVNDSPFAGKEGKFVTSRQIRERLEKEMEMNVGLKIDFDGSDGNSYKVSGRGELHLSVLVETMRREGFELQVGCPQVIFHEVNGKKHEPIENVVMWVPEDRSGTIFEMLGKRKGICKNMNTVNGITNMEFEVPTRGLLGFRSRFVIETKGEGIIYSSFDHYEEYKGAIEKRDVGSMISGNAGTAMAYSLWNLEERGPILIEPTTELYEGMIIGEHLKGGDLVVNATKNKQLTNMRASGTDEAIRLTPIRQMTLEDCLDYIGDDELVEVTPKSLRLRKKWLTETERKKNGSR
- a CDS encoding hemolysin family protein — translated: MDPLSIIIFGFLILLSAFFSGTEIALMTLSKHAIQSLVREKRFGAQSLEKIKGDTDKLLITILIGNNIVNTGAAALATVMSVSIAKEMNLPDEYGVFIATAVVTILLLLFGEITPKTLCSRYNTSISLAVAPIYVVLLKIFLPISFFINIIVKGVAKIFGGDSYTKRISYAEVEAFIDMSHEEGEVEADERRQIKNLLSLSDTTANSVMTPRVQVEFLDLDMTVDQACEIFMNSSHSRLPVCGETTDDVDYVITFREAFKLQREGHGKSYLEHLDLEKIMKVPLTQPLDDLFEKFQKSRRHIALVLDEHGGTAGVVTMEDVLEEIFGDIKDEKDKEEIYLRKMKNGKIEAVGTVLIDDILEEYDIASEDYGIPDKYIGEPISYVMMAETEELPHVDAEIRFSGNIGELVLKVLSVDDNVIGKVECERKNRDE
- a CDS encoding DUF5665 domain-containing protein; the protein is MEKSVTEKTQIKKMSAKKEKSIEALSPSQIEQVEGLIDAIESAGIQEFIEYIRSPWKMLWPNFIAGVARGFGALVGATIVIALIGWILATIIDLPLIGKQLEPYVEKVQTEFNKYTEANNYRANFERMESTLESIDATLAEQNARELRSNNTK
- the fmt gene encoding methionyl-tRNA formyltransferase, with protein sequence MRIGFFGTPYLAARVLEDLISHENIEVAFVVSNPDKPFGREQIMRPTPVKELALKENIPVFTPEKVRNNTEFLDVIRGYDCDYFVVVAYGKILPVELLAIPKKMCINVHGSILPKYRGASPIQSALLHGEKETGVTIMQMSEGMDEGDMIFVEKIQIAEDETSETLFQKFAEISGKTLIEAILNLESGILNLVPQDTSLATYCTKIEKEDGLIDWNQSATEIYHKWQAYTPWPGIYTMYEGKRLLLEKVSLLRHPEGNEGSRNTQEQLDSSAKPQNDETHGKVIKLETGEIGIVCGEGLLTLEQVKLEGKKSQNIRDFVNGNKNLLSYNFLSHE
- a CDS encoding HIT family protein; protein product: MSTLFSKIIAGEIPSFKIYEDEFVYAFLDIFPQTPGHTLIVPKIEIDHFADVPEPYYSAIFLAAKKLSPAIQKATGCVRICTLFVGYEIPHCHYHLVPTNTLSDVNFTGKPQADMEELKTMQEKILSELNINHQ
- a CDS encoding ABC transporter permease; the encoded protein is MFTIALNTIRELVRNKFFSLILFLGVIFILISFTLETLALGEIRRILYDFGLSFIELTGLAVILFLGGGMIAREIEGRTIYLMLSKPIGRSQIILGKFLGFSVVMLLMVAFQTLVLIGMLMMRNIAIDPLMFAAILGIILKLFSLLALILFFSTFVSPMIAMFLTIATYIIGHSGYTMLDYAIHQGNTMMAYFGKAILTIFPNLEALNLKNYVATDAPIILSNWFLGYGVSVLYVITILCLSALIFSRRSFDNA
- a CDS encoding (2Fe-2S) ferredoxin domain-containing protein, giving the protein MSLITVKVCTGRACSERYSEFIQKRLEGDKDFYKYEDDVEIETCMCQGRCKEGPTVVFGNDIQVGQNPIKASEILRKKVEEARRKLRANNKDKV